One bacterium DNA segment encodes these proteins:
- a CDS encoding dynamin family protein, with the protein MDLARAVERVEAIRRKFGVESLAPQLAACEELLGDGGVVDVAVLGQFKAGKSSFLNGLIGAAVVPVDVLPSTAVVTRIGYGQRERVTVHGIGGELLEVSLARLAEFVTERGNPANEKRVAVVDVELPALAPYEGVRFVDTPGLGSIFAHNTKVSADWLPRVGAALVAVSVNHPLSEDDLLLLNDVSRHTPEAVLLLTKADLVSVEELASVIEFTRSQANSRTGKEWRILPVSNRPGFEGMRNEVAEYLRERIAGRREEAFEEIAHHKVRALVDGCREYLNLASLAAGAADTARYDLIEALARERRGFGSVKGELRLLCNHLKAEVRTAADERFHAYHGEVTGRVTATLREAMAGWRGNLARVTREFEGWLVDAMLEEMGAVSLHGEGHLTGFLFRAQASVERSVRAFVDRLAREIGRALGIRFEGARFDPQVEEPARPDVRLSPTFDTHFELLWFLIPMPVFRPLVRRHFLRRIPWEVEKNLSRVAAQWADAMGASIDGLFRDATVFLEREIETIGRLVGEAGAGDRREEIRAALAELASIESGGFRPEECS; encoded by the coding sequence ATGGATCTGGCCCGCGCGGTCGAACGTGTCGAGGCGATTCGCCGGAAGTTCGGCGTGGAGTCCCTCGCGCCGCAGCTCGCCGCGTGCGAGGAGCTGCTGGGGGACGGCGGCGTGGTGGACGTGGCCGTGCTCGGGCAGTTCAAGGCGGGAAAGAGCTCGTTCCTCAACGGGCTGATCGGCGCCGCCGTCGTGCCGGTGGACGTCCTTCCGTCCACGGCGGTGGTGACACGGATCGGGTACGGACAACGGGAGCGGGTCACCGTCCACGGCATCGGCGGGGAACTGCTCGAGGTGTCCTTGGCCCGGCTGGCCGAGTTCGTCACGGAGCGGGGGAACCCCGCCAACGAAAAGCGGGTGGCGGTGGTCGACGTGGAGCTCCCCGCCCTTGCGCCGTACGAGGGAGTGCGGTTCGTCGACACGCCGGGGCTGGGCAGCATCTTCGCCCACAACACGAAGGTGTCGGCCGATTGGCTTCCCCGCGTCGGGGCGGCCCTCGTCGCCGTCAGCGTCAACCACCCCCTGTCCGAAGACGATCTCCTGCTCCTCAACGACGTGTCCCGGCATACCCCCGAGGCGGTCCTCCTGTTGACGAAAGCGGACCTGGTGTCCGTGGAAGAGCTCGCCTCCGTGATCGAATTCACCCGGAGCCAGGCGAACTCCCGGACGGGGAAGGAGTGGAGGATTCTCCCCGTCTCCAACCGTCCCGGTTTCGAGGGGATGCGCAACGAAGTGGCGGAGTACCTGCGGGAACGGATCGCGGGGCGGCGGGAGGAGGCGTTCGAAGAGATCGCGCACCACAAGGTCCGGGCGCTGGTCGACGGGTGCCGGGAATATCTGAATCTGGCTTCACTGGCGGCGGGGGCGGCCGATACGGCCCGGTACGATCTCATCGAGGCGCTGGCGCGCGAGCGGCGGGGCTTCGGCTCCGTAAAGGGGGAGCTCCGGCTTCTCTGCAATCATCTCAAGGCTGAAGTACGAACCGCGGCGGATGAGCGGTTTCACGCCTACCATGGCGAAGTAACGGGACGCGTGACCGCTACTCTCCGGGAGGCGATGGCGGGGTGGAGGGGGAACCTCGCGCGGGTGACCCGGGAGTTCGAAGGGTGGCTCGTCGACGCGATGCTGGAGGAGATGGGAGCCGTATCGCTGCACGGCGAGGGACACCTCACGGGATTTCTCTTCCGGGCGCAGGCGAGCGTCGAGCGGTCGGTGCGGGCCTTCGTGGACCGGCTGGCGAGGGAGATCGGGCGGGCGCTCGGGATCCGTTTCGAGGGGGCCCGGTTCGATCCGCAGGTCGAGGAGCCGGCCCGCCCCGACGTCCGGCTCTCCCCCACGTTCGACACCCATTTCGAACTGCTCTGGTTCCTGATCCCGATGCCGGTCTTCCGGCCGCTGGTCCGCAGGCATTTCCTGCGCCGGATCCCGTGGGAGGTCGAGAAGAATCTCTCCCGCGTGGCTGCCCAGTGGGCCGACGCCATGGGCGCCTCGATCGACGGTCTTTTCCGGGACGCGACGGTGTTCCTCGAACGGGAGATCGAAACGATCGGGAGACTGGTCGGCGAAGCCGGCGCGGGAGATCGGCGCGAGGAGATCCGGGCCGCGTTGGCGGAGCTTGCCTCCATCGAATCCGGGGGATTCCGCCCGGAAGAATGTTCATAA
- the gyrA gene encoding DNA gyrase subunit A, whose translation MDLFHKQAQPRAIQDEMRQSYLDYAMSVIVGRALPDVRDGLKPVQRRILFAMHELGNEFGKPYKKSARIVGDVIGKYHPHGDNAVYDALVRMVQDFSLRYPLIDGQGNFGSVDGDSAAAMRYTEVRMAKVTGELLSDLDKETVETLPNYDGSLQEPRVLPSRVPNLLVNGSAGIAVGMATSIPPHNLGEVIGALLALIGNPDITIDELMEHVPAPDFPTGGILYGLDGVRDAYRTGRGSVQIRARAFIEKAKKGDRESIVVTEIPYQVNKSRLIERMAELVRNKEIEEISDLRDESDRDGMRVVVELKKDAVAEVVLNNLYKQTQMQTSFGVQLLAIVQNRPRTMNLKELLEEFLAFRKEVVTKRTLFLLRKAEAREHILLGLAIALDHLDAVIRLIRASKDPKEAKEGLVAKFGLSEIQAQAILEMRLQRLTGLEREKILQELSEVRAEIARLKKILGEESELLRVIGQEFREIRDAYGDARRSEIQRETKDLRLEDLIVDEEMVVTVSHTGYIKRNPISLYRTQRRGGRGKVGMGTKEEDFVSMLFIASMHTYVLFFSDQGKVYWLKVHELPEAGRASKGRAIVNLLSLSPGEEIASILPVREFTEGKFVITATSRGVIKKTDLMEYSRPRAGGIISMGLNEGDRLIATALTTGRDEVFLSTREGMSIRFQEEDVRPMGRAAVGVRGIDLEEGDLAVGMEILKPEGTLLSVTAHGYGKRTAVEDYRIQSRGGKGVITLKVTEKTGRVVGVSQVAESDEVMLVTDAGKIIRLGMGDLRVIGRNTQGVRLIGLAESERVVSVARLAEKEE comes from the coding sequence ATGGACCTGTTCCACAAGCAGGCACAGCCCCGCGCCATCCAGGACGAAATGCGCCAGAGCTACCTCGACTACGCGATGAGCGTGATCGTGGGGCGCGCCCTCCCCGATGTGCGGGACGGCCTCAAGCCCGTCCAGCGCCGCATCCTCTTCGCCATGCACGAGCTCGGGAACGAATTCGGCAAGCCGTACAAGAAATCCGCCCGCATCGTCGGCGACGTGATCGGTAAATACCATCCGCACGGCGACAACGCGGTGTACGACGCCCTCGTGCGGATGGTGCAGGACTTCTCGCTTCGGTACCCGCTGATCGACGGACAGGGGAACTTCGGATCGGTGGACGGCGACTCGGCCGCGGCGATGCGATACACCGAGGTCCGGATGGCGAAGGTGACGGGGGAGCTCCTCTCCGACCTCGACAAGGAGACCGTCGAGACGCTCCCCAACTACGACGGTTCGCTCCAGGAGCCGCGCGTCCTTCCGTCCCGTGTTCCCAACCTGCTGGTGAACGGCAGCGCGGGGATCGCCGTCGGGATGGCGACCTCCATCCCGCCGCACAACCTCGGCGAGGTGATCGGCGCCCTGCTGGCGCTGATCGGAAACCCCGACATCACGATCGACGAGCTGATGGAACACGTCCCGGCGCCCGATTTCCCCACCGGCGGGATCCTGTACGGGCTCGACGGGGTGCGCGACGCGTACCGCACGGGGCGCGGCAGCGTCCAGATCCGCGCGCGGGCCTTCATCGAGAAGGCGAAGAAGGGGGACCGGGAGTCGATCGTCGTCACCGAGATCCCGTACCAGGTGAACAAGTCCCGCCTCATCGAGCGGATGGCGGAGCTGGTGCGGAACAAGGAGATCGAGGAGATCTCGGACCTGCGCGACGAGTCCGACCGCGACGGGATGCGCGTGGTCGTCGAGTTGAAGAAGGACGCGGTCGCCGAGGTCGTCCTGAACAACCTGTACAAGCAGACGCAGATGCAGACCTCCTTCGGCGTGCAGCTCCTGGCGATCGTCCAGAACCGGCCGCGGACGATGAACCTCAAGGAACTCCTCGAGGAGTTCCTCGCCTTCCGGAAGGAGGTCGTCACCAAGCGGACGCTGTTCCTGCTGCGGAAGGCGGAGGCCCGGGAGCACATCCTGCTCGGGCTCGCGATCGCCCTCGACCACCTCGACGCGGTCATCCGCCTGATCCGGGCCTCGAAGGACCCGAAGGAGGCGAAGGAAGGGCTCGTGGCGAAGTTCGGCCTGTCGGAGATCCAGGCCCAGGCGATCCTCGAGATGCGGCTGCAGCGGCTGACCGGGCTGGAGCGCGAGAAGATCCTGCAGGAGCTTTCGGAGGTGCGCGCGGAGATCGCGCGGCTGAAGAAGATCCTCGGCGAGGAGTCGGAGCTCCTGCGCGTGATCGGGCAGGAGTTCCGCGAGATCCGGGACGCCTACGGCGACGCGAGGCGCTCCGAGATCCAGCGGGAGACGAAGGACCTGCGGCTCGAGGACCTGATCGTGGACGAGGAGATGGTGGTCACCGTCTCCCACACGGGGTACATCAAGCGGAACCCGATCAGCCTCTACCGGACGCAGCGGCGCGGCGGACGCGGAAAGGTCGGCATGGGGACGAAGGAGGAGGATTTCGTCTCGATGCTCTTCATCGCCTCGATGCACACCTACGTCCTCTTCTTCTCGGACCAGGGGAAGGTGTACTGGCTCAAGGTCCACGAGCTGCCGGAGGCGGGGCGCGCATCGAAGGGGCGGGCCATCGTGAACCTCCTGTCCCTCTCCCCCGGCGAGGAGATCGCGTCGATCCTCCCCGTGCGCGAGTTCACGGAGGGGAAGTTCGTGATCACGGCCACGTCGCGCGGCGTCATCAAGAAGACGGACCTGATGGAATATTCCCGGCCGCGGGCGGGCGGCATCATCTCCATGGGGCTGAACGAGGGGGACCGGCTGATCGCCACCGCCCTCACCACGGGGAGGGACGAGGTGTTCCTCTCCACCCGCGAGGGGATGTCGATCCGGTTCCAGGAGGAGGACGTCCGGCCGATGGGGCGCGCGGCGGTCGGCGTGCGCGGGATCGACCTCGAGGAGGGGGACCTCGCCGTGGGGATGGAGATCCTGAAACCCGAGGGGACGCTCCTCTCCGTGACGGCGCACGGGTACGGGAAGCGGACGGCGGTCGAGGACTACCGCATCCAGTCGCGGGGCGGCAAGGGCGTGATCACCCTGAAGGTGACGGAGAAGACCGGCCGCGTGGTCGGCGTCAGCCAGGTCGCCGAATCGGACGAGGTGATGCTGGTCACCGACGCGGGGAAGATCATCCGGCTCGGGATGGGCGATCTCCGGGTGATCGGGAGGAACACCCAGGGCGTCCGCCTGATCGGCCTCGCCGAGAGCGAGCGGGTCGTCTCCGTCGCGCGCCTGGCGGAGAAGGAAGAGTGA
- a CDS encoding tetratricopeptide repeat protein, translating into MGAWRIGLLCGALLLATACADPARERFERAEKELLTQKMEAALADYRYIARDHPQSRYAPAALLRQGDLYGGYYRNFPAALEAYESLVYNYPRASEVPRALLKTAEIHLLQYLDPVSAAADLERIRKEFPRFEGEDEALFLLARSYGAAGEDERQAAALSELAERFPKSNRAAEGRWMLAYALLGQRRYADADREFRKLLYLSTERESTVQARWGVAQSLEGMGDLQGAIVQYEALRGDMGDPAYVAEKIERLKRRLRKP; encoded by the coding sequence ATGGGGGCGTGGCGGATCGGGCTCCTGTGCGGGGCGCTGCTGCTGGCGACGGCGTGCGCCGACCCGGCCCGGGAACGGTTCGAGCGGGCGGAGAAGGAGCTCCTTACGCAGAAGATGGAGGCGGCACTCGCCGATTACCGCTACATCGCCCGGGACCATCCGCAGTCGCGGTACGCCCCGGCCGCCCTGCTGCGCCAGGGGGACCTGTACGGCGGGTACTACCGGAATTTTCCGGCGGCGCTCGAGGCGTACGAATCCCTCGTGTACAACTACCCGAGGGCGTCCGAGGTGCCCCGCGCACTGCTGAAGACCGCGGAGATCCACCTGCTGCAGTACCTCGACCCCGTGTCCGCCGCCGCCGACCTGGAGCGGATCCGGAAGGAGTTCCCGCGGTTCGAGGGGGAGGACGAGGCGCTTTTCCTCCTGGCGCGGTCGTACGGCGCGGCGGGGGAGGACGAGCGGCAGGCGGCGGCGCTCTCCGAGCTGGCGGAGCGGTTTCCCAAGTCGAACCGCGCGGCGGAGGGGCGGTGGATGCTGGCGTACGCGCTCCTGGGGCAGCGCCGGTACGCCGACGCGGACCGGGAGTTCCGCAAGCTCCTGTATCTTTCGACGGAGCGCGAATCCACGGTCCAGGCGCGCTGGGGGGTGGCGCAGTCGCTCGAGGGGATGGGGGACCTTCAGGGCGCGATCGTCCAGTACGAGGCGCTGCGGGGAGACATGGGCGACCCGGCGTACGTGGCGGAGAAGATCGAGCGGCTGAAGCGCCGTCTCCGGAAGCCGTGA
- a CDS encoding NAD(P)H-dependent glycerol-3-phosphate dehydrogenase, translating into MSGEKKESIVVVGAGSWGTAFAAMLAGRHESVALWAHETEVCADLRDRRENRAFLPGIPLPAAIRPTNDLAEAVSGKTVVVFAVPSHHLREIALRTAAHLSPGAVLVSLAKGVENGTLKRMTEVLAEASPGHAPRIAALSGPTFAREVAEGKPTGATLAARDLSVARRLQNALSGSRFRVYADDDVTGIEIGGALKNVMAIAAGMADGLGFGHNARALLISRGLAEISRLGVRLGAHPQTFAGLAGMGDLVLTCTGDLSRNRTVGMRVGRGERIGGILAGMTMVAEGVRTSVSAVELSRRTGVPMPISEQVHGILHEGKDVREAVDELFSRALKREKE; encoded by the coding sequence GTGAGCGGGGAAAAGAAGGAGTCGATCGTCGTCGTCGGGGCGGGGTCGTGGGGGACGGCGTTCGCCGCGATGCTCGCCGGACGGCACGAATCGGTCGCCCTCTGGGCGCACGAGACGGAAGTGTGCGCGGACCTCCGGGACCGGAGGGAGAACCGCGCTTTCCTCCCGGGGATCCCGCTTCCCGCGGCGATCCGGCCGACGAACGACCTGGCCGAGGCGGTTTCCGGGAAAACGGTGGTGGTCTTCGCCGTCCCGTCCCATCACCTTAGGGAGATCGCGTTGCGGACGGCGGCGCACCTCTCTCCCGGCGCGGTCCTTGTCTCCCTGGCCAAGGGAGTGGAGAACGGCACGTTGAAGCGGATGACGGAGGTGCTCGCCGAGGCGTCCCCGGGGCACGCCCCCCGGATCGCGGCCCTTTCCGGCCCGACCTTCGCCCGCGAGGTGGCGGAAGGGAAGCCGACGGGGGCCACTTTGGCGGCGCGCGACCTCTCCGTCGCGCGGAGGCTGCAGAACGCCCTGTCCGGTTCCCGCTTCCGCGTCTACGCCGACGACGACGTGACGGGGATCGAGATCGGCGGGGCGCTGAAGAACGTGATGGCGATCGCCGCGGGGATGGCCGACGGGCTGGGGTTCGGGCACAACGCGCGGGCGCTCCTCATCTCCCGGGGGCTCGCCGAGATCTCCCGGCTGGGCGTCCGCCTCGGGGCGCACCCCCAGACGTTCGCGGGGCTCGCGGGGATGGGGGACCTGGTCCTCACCTGCACGGGCGATCTTTCGCGGAACCGGACCGTGGGGATGCGCGTGGGGCGGGGAGAGAGGATCGGCGGGATCCTGGCCGGGATGACGATGGTGGCCGAGGGGGTCCGGACGTCGGTTTCCGCCGTGGAGCTGTCGCGCCGCACGGGGGTGCCGATGCCGATCTCGGAGCAGGTGCACGGCATCCTCCACGAGGGGAAGGACGTCCGGGAAGCGGTGGACGAGCTCTTCTCGCGGGCGCTGAAACGGGAGAAGGAGTAG
- the nadA gene encoding quinolinate synthase NadA encodes MRVELPALRAEIGKLLKERNAILLAHNYQRDEVQEIADITGDSLGLSQEAAKTAADVIVFCGVHFMAESASILSPGKTVLLPREDAGCPMADMITGPDLAAYRNAHPGAVVVTYVNSSAEVKALSDVCCTSGNAVNVVKSIPAGKEIFMVPDRNLAQWVSKVSGRPLTWWDGYCPTHERLTVDAVGKAMEAHPGAVLVVHPECPPEVVAMADAVLSTAGMYAWCRRSPAKEFIVGTEMGILYRLRKENPGKRFHIASRALICPNMKLTTLEDVRDSLVSMSPVVTVPEAVRVRAKAALDAMLAVPRDAA; translated from the coding sequence ATGCGGGTGGAACTGCCGGCCCTCCGGGCGGAGATCGGGAAGTTGCTGAAAGAGCGCAACGCGATCCTGCTGGCGCACAACTACCAGCGGGACGAGGTGCAGGAGATCGCCGATATCACGGGCGACTCGCTGGGGCTCTCGCAGGAGGCGGCGAAGACGGCGGCGGACGTGATCGTCTTCTGCGGCGTCCACTTCATGGCGGAGAGTGCGTCGATCCTCTCCCCGGGAAAGACCGTCCTGCTGCCGCGCGAGGACGCGGGGTGCCCGATGGCGGACATGATCACCGGGCCCGACCTCGCGGCGTACCGGAACGCGCATCCCGGCGCGGTCGTCGTGACGTACGTGAACTCCTCCGCGGAGGTGAAGGCCCTCTCCGACGTCTGCTGCACCTCGGGGAACGCGGTGAACGTTGTGAAGTCGATCCCGGCGGGGAAGGAGATCTTCATGGTCCCCGACCGGAACCTCGCGCAGTGGGTGTCGAAGGTGTCGGGACGCCCGCTCACGTGGTGGGACGGCTACTGCCCGACCCACGAGCGGCTGACCGTCGACGCCGTGGGGAAGGCGATGGAGGCCCACCCCGGCGCAGTGCTCGTGGTCCACCCCGAGTGCCCGCCCGAGGTGGTGGCGATGGCGGACGCGGTCCTCTCCACGGCGGGGATGTACGCCTGGTGCCGACGCTCCCCGGCGAAGGAGTTCATCGTCGGCACGGAGATGGGGATCCTCTACCGGCTCCGGAAGGAGAACCCGGGGAAGCGGTTCCACATCGCCTCGCGCGCCCTGATCTGCCCGAACATGAAGCTCACCACGCTGGAAGACGTGCGCGACTCCCTCGTCTCGATGTCCCCGGTCGTCACCGTTCCGGAAGCGGTGCGAGTGCGTGCGAAGGCGGCCCTCGACGCGATGCTGGCCGTTCCCCGCGACGCCGCGTAA
- the mfd gene encoding transcription-repair coupling factor: MPHTLPRLSFEHVALALAKRGTPPCVQWMRIPPGARSFLAARLFERLGRTLFYLCAGEKEAEEAFRELTAWLGPDTVLPFPSIEATPYDPVPPHLPSVHDRMRALHRLLSGPPAVVVASIAAAAEKTLPPEAFVDAVTAVSPGDTLVVDSFAARLVTLGYARLPAAADPGDFAVRGGIVDVYSPAHPFPARILLDGDVVESVRWFHPATQRTVAAGARADGEPGNGGRFVILPCSQVITRDGFLSAACGGRDDRPWSDLLRQGIRFHGADALLPRLYGSASPVFSYLPADTLVVAVDSVECVAAARNVFEEAEEKYALGGEEGGYPAPSELVVPEAELLDALSGVPMLAFDGIEVPPFGRKEPLRGDAGIDGNEEIRRSTATASSEGLLYPLAEEAKAWWKRGDRFIVSSLSPSQVDRMEDFLSRYAVPLSRIDSLREALSRDRGVFLCGSEVTRGFRAPELRTAIVTESEVFGEKARARRPRKEGIAVPEEFSLADLRVNDPAVHVDHGIGIYRGLLRRSAAGTEGDYLVLEYAGGDRLFVPVEKMSRVQRYVASEEGRAQLSRLGGTAWQRAKRKVRDDLLAMAQELVDLQAKRELAEKDPVMPPDAVFREFEAAFPHEETPDQEQVIREVLSDLSSPRPMDRLVCGDVGYGKTEVAIRAAFQVVMAGKQAAVLVPTTILAEQHYQTFTRRLAGYPVRVANLSRFRARKDQAAVVKGMANGTVDVVIGTHRLLQRDVAFKNLGLVVIDEEQRFGVAHKERLKRMRASVDVLTLSATPIPRTLHMAFSGIRDVSLIATPPEDRLSIRTFVVPFSGETIREAVDREIRRGGQVFFVHNRVQTLPAMERYLRELLPDARIAVGHGQMDEETLSAAMDDFAARRADILLCTAIIEAGLDLPNANTILVNHAHRFGLAQLYQLRGRVGRDRHRAYAYFVVPKDVALSRDATRRLAVLEELTELGSGFRIASHDLEIRGAGNLLGKDQSGQIHQVGYELYTQLLSEAVAEISGKASSQEEEPELELRVPAFLPDDYIDEPGERLEFYRKLSSAKTVDDADEIEMALLDRFGRLPVAARTLCDLARMRAEMRSAGVAELKRGDGSLFLTLSSHSPFDRAKLVSWVTRERKTFSFVRGEILAMRLPGQDPAEILEAAKYLLNRFGTGSSI, encoded by the coding sequence ATGCCGCACACCCTTCCCAGGCTCTCCTTCGAGCACGTCGCCCTCGCCCTCGCGAAGCGGGGGACCCCCCCCTGCGTCCAGTGGATGCGGATCCCTCCCGGGGCGCGGTCGTTCCTCGCGGCCCGCCTCTTCGAGCGCCTCGGCCGCACGCTCTTCTACCTGTGCGCCGGCGAGAAGGAGGCGGAGGAGGCGTTCCGGGAGCTGACCGCCTGGCTCGGCCCGGACACGGTCCTCCCGTTCCCTTCCATCGAGGCGACGCCGTACGATCCGGTCCCCCCGCACCTCCCCTCGGTCCACGACCGGATGCGCGCGCTGCATCGGCTCCTTTCCGGCCCCCCGGCCGTGGTCGTCGCCTCGATCGCCGCGGCGGCGGAGAAGACCCTTCCCCCGGAGGCCTTCGTGGACGCGGTCACCGCGGTATCGCCGGGGGACACGCTCGTCGTCGATTCTTTCGCGGCGCGCCTGGTGACCCTCGGCTACGCCCGCCTTCCCGCGGCGGCCGATCCCGGGGATTTCGCGGTGCGCGGGGGGATCGTCGACGTGTACAGCCCGGCCCATCCCTTTCCGGCGCGGATCCTGCTGGACGGCGACGTCGTCGAGTCCGTGCGGTGGTTCCACCCGGCGACGCAGCGCACCGTGGCGGCGGGGGCACGGGCGGACGGGGAGCCCGGGAACGGGGGACGGTTCGTGATCCTGCCGTGCTCCCAGGTGATCACGCGGGACGGATTCCTGTCGGCGGCGTGCGGAGGCCGCGACGACCGGCCGTGGTCCGACCTCCTCCGGCAGGGCATCCGGTTCCACGGCGCGGACGCTCTCCTGCCGCGCCTCTACGGTTCCGCCTCCCCGGTCTTTTCGTACCTTCCCGCGGACACCCTTGTCGTGGCGGTCGACTCCGTGGAGTGCGTCGCCGCCGCCCGGAACGTCTTCGAGGAGGCGGAGGAGAAATACGCTCTCGGGGGGGAGGAGGGGGGATATCCGGCCCCGTCGGAGCTGGTCGTGCCCGAGGCCGAGCTGCTCGACGCGCTCTCCGGCGTCCCGATGCTCGCGTTCGACGGGATCGAGGTTCCTCCCTTCGGCCGGAAGGAGCCGCTGCGGGGGGACGCGGGGATCGACGGGAACGAGGAGATCCGCCGCAGCACCGCCACCGCCTCCTCGGAAGGGCTCCTCTACCCGCTGGCCGAGGAGGCGAAGGCGTGGTGGAAGCGGGGGGACCGGTTCATCGTCAGCTCCCTCTCCCCGTCGCAGGTGGACCGGATGGAGGATTTCCTCTCCCGGTACGCCGTTCCGCTCTCCCGGATCGACTCGCTGCGCGAAGCGCTGTCCCGGGACCGCGGGGTCTTCCTGTGCGGGTCGGAGGTCACGCGGGGGTTCCGGGCGCCGGAGCTTCGCACGGCGATCGTCACGGAGAGCGAGGTCTTCGGGGAGAAGGCCCGGGCGCGCCGTCCGCGGAAGGAGGGGATCGCCGTCCCCGAGGAGTTCTCGCTCGCGGATCTTCGGGTGAACGACCCGGCGGTCCACGTCGACCACGGCATCGGGATCTACCGCGGGCTCCTGCGGCGCTCGGCCGCCGGGACGGAGGGGGACTACCTCGTCCTCGAGTACGCGGGGGGCGACCGGCTGTTCGTCCCCGTGGAGAAGATGTCCCGGGTCCAGCGGTACGTTGCGTCGGAGGAGGGGCGCGCGCAGCTGTCGCGCCTGGGGGGGACGGCGTGGCAGCGGGCAAAGCGGAAGGTGCGGGACGACCTGCTCGCGATGGCCCAGGAGCTGGTGGACCTGCAGGCGAAGCGCGAGCTGGCCGAGAAGGATCCCGTAATGCCGCCGGACGCGGTCTTCCGGGAATTCGAGGCGGCGTTCCCCCACGAGGAGACGCCGGACCAGGAGCAGGTGATCCGCGAGGTGCTGTCCGACCTCTCCTCCCCCCGTCCGATGGACCGGCTCGTCTGCGGCGACGTGGGGTACGGCAAGACCGAGGTGGCGATCCGCGCGGCCTTCCAGGTGGTGATGGCGGGGAAGCAGGCGGCGGTGCTGGTCCCGACGACCATCCTTGCCGAGCAGCATTACCAGACGTTCACCCGTCGCCTCGCGGGGTACCCCGTGCGGGTGGCGAACCTGTCCCGATTCCGCGCCCGGAAGGACCAGGCGGCGGTGGTGAAGGGGATGGCGAACGGCACGGTGGACGTCGTCATCGGCACCCACCGGCTGTTGCAGAGGGACGTCGCGTTCAAGAACCTCGGGCTCGTGGTGATCGACGAGGAGCAGCGGTTCGGGGTGGCGCACAAGGAACGGTTGAAAAGGATGCGCGCCTCCGTCGACGTGCTGACGCTGTCGGCCACGCCGATCCCGCGCACGCTGCACATGGCGTTCTCCGGGATCCGGGACGTGAGCCTGATCGCCACCCCCCCCGAGGACCGGCTCTCGATCCGCACCTTCGTCGTCCCCTTTTCGGGCGAGACGATCCGCGAGGCGGTGGATCGCGAGATCCGCCGGGGCGGGCAGGTCTTCTTCGTCCACAACCGGGTGCAGACCCTCCCCGCGATGGAGCGGTACCTGCGCGAGCTGCTCCCCGACGCCCGGATCGCCGTGGGGCACGGGCAGATGGACGAGGAGACACTTTCCGCCGCCATGGACGACTTCGCCGCGCGTCGCGCCGACATCCTCCTGTGCACCGCGATCATCGAGGCCGGGTTGGACCTTCCCAACGCGAACACGATCCTCGTGAACCACGCGCACCGGTTCGGGCTGGCCCAGTTGTATCAGCTCCGGGGCCGCGTGGGCCGCGACCGCCACCGGGCGTACGCGTACTTCGTCGTCCCGAAAGACGTGGCGCTTTCCCGGGACGCCACCCGGCGGCTCGCCGTTCTCGAGGAGCTGACGGAACTCGGCTCGGGGTTCCGGATCGCCTCCCACGACCTCGAGATCCGGGGCGCCGGGAACCTCCTCGGGAAGGACCAGTCGGGGCAGATCCACCAGGTGGGGTACGAGTTGTACACGCAGCTGCTCTCCGAGGCGGTGGCGGAAATCTCCGGGAAAGCCTCCTCGCAGGAGGAGGAGCCGGAACTGGAGCTGCGCGTCCCGGCGTTCCTCCCGGACGACTACATCGACGAGCCCGGGGAACGCCTGGAGTTCTACCGGAAGCTGTCGTCGGCGAAGACCGTGGACGACGCGGACGAGATCGAGATGGCGCTGCTGGACCGGTTCGGCCGCCTTCCCGTCGCGGCCCGCACGCTGTGCGACCTGGCGCGGATGCGCGCCGAGATGCGCTCCGCGGGAGTGGCGGAGCTCAAGCGCGGGGACGGCTCCCTGTTCCTCACCCTCTCCTCCCACTCCCCGTTCGACCGGGCGAAGCTGGTCTCCTGGGTCACGAGGGAGCGGAAGACCTTCTCCTTCGTTCGCGGGGAGATCCTCGCGATGCGCCTCCCCGGGCAGGATCCCGCGGAGATCCTGGAGGCGGCGAAATACCTGTTGAACCGGTTCGGTACGGGCAGTAGCATATGA